The Egicoccus sp. AB-alg6-2 region ACGACGTGGTCGACCCCGACGCCCAGCGTCATGCGCGAGTTGGTGGTGCGGTAGCCCGTGACGAGCCGCAGGTTCTCGGTGTGATGGTCCTCGGCGTTGAGCACCCGGCTACGGAACGCCTTCGCCCGACGCGGATCGTTGCCGTTGCCGCGCGGCTCGTCGACCGCCTGCGCGTCCTGGCGGTTGAGCAACTGCGAGGAGATGACCACCGGCGCGTCGGTGTCGAGGGTCACCTCGTAGCTGATCGCCCCGAGATGCCGTTGCTCGAGCGAGACCAACCGCGTGGACGAGATCTGCACCTGCTTGCCCGCCGGCGTCGACCAGTGCAGGTCGCGGCGCAGGACGCCGTCGCGGAAGTCCAGCTCGCGCTTGTAGCCCGGCAGCCGTGCGGTCGGCAGGAACAGCGGCTCGTCGTCGACGTAGAGCTTGAGCAGCGACGCATCGGGTGCGTTGATGATGGTCTGCCCGGTCCGCGCGAAGCCGTAGGCCTCCTCGGCGTGCTCGATGTTCCAGGTCTCGTGGAAGCCGTTGAGGAAGGTGCCGGTCTCGATCCCGGGCCGACCTTCCTCGAACGTTCCGCGCATGCCGATGAACCCGTTGGAGAGCGCGAAGACGGTCTCGGCGTTGCCCATCCAGCGCTTCGAGAATCCGATCTCGGACAAGCGCCATTCGTCGGCCGGGAACAGGTGCTCGGGGGGCAGGCGTAGTTCACGGGGGATCAACGGGGATCGGGCTCCACAAGACGGGGACGTGGCGAATGCCGGGAGGGCGGGACGCTACTCCGCCGCGCGCGGCGGTGGGGCCAGCGTGTCGCGCACGAGTGCGCGCAGGCGGTCGATGCCGACCCCCTTCTCGGCGCTGACCCACAGCACCTCCCCCGGGAGCACCTGGCATCCCGCGGCGAGGTCGCGCTTGCGACGGTCGCGCTTCGACGACTTCACCTTGTCGTGCTTGGTCGCCACGACCCGGAAGGTGACGTCGTGCTGGCGCAACCAGTCGAGCATCTCCTTGTCCAGCGCGGTCGGGCCCACCTCGCCGTCGACGAGCAGCAGCGTGAGTGCCAGCGGCTGCCGCTCCCGCAGATAGCGGTGCATCCGCCGCTCCCACGCCTGTCGGTCCGACTGCGACACCTTGGCGTAGCCGTAGCCGGGCAGGTCGACCAGCGTGCCGCCCTCGGTCTCGAACAGGTTCAGCAACCGGGTCTTGCCCGGCTTTCCCGACACCTTGGCGAGGTCCTTGCGCCGCGCCAACGCGTTGAGCAGTGACGACTTGCCCACGTTCGAACGCCCGACGACGGCGACCTCCGCGGGGCTGGCGGGAAGGTCGGCGACGTCGGGAGCGGACAGCAC contains the following coding sequences:
- the yihA gene encoding ribosome biogenesis GTP-binding protein YihA/YsxC; the encoded protein is MSLPLPMRFVLSAPDVADLPASPAEVAVVGRSNVGKSSLLNALARRKDLAKVSGKPGKTRLLNLFETEGGTLVDLPGYGYAKVSQSDRQAWERRMHRYLRERQPLALTLLLVDGEVGPTALDKEMLDWLRQHDVTFRVVATKHDKVKSSKRDRRKRDLAAGCQVLPGEVLWVSAEKGVGIDRLRALVRDTLAPPPRAAE